A region of Nostoc sp. 'Peltigera membranacea cyanobiont' N6 DNA encodes the following proteins:
- the petN gene encoding cytochrome b6-f complex subunit PetN produces MEILTLGWVSLLVVFTWSIAMVVWGRNGL; encoded by the coding sequence ATGGAGATTTTGACACTAGGTTGGGTATCGCTGTTAGTTGTGTTTACTTGGTCAATTGCAATGGTAGTTTGGGGACGTAACGGACTGTAG
- a CDS encoding DUF2808 domain-containing protein, protein MRRLLSALAVTSCLVTGFPALTWADSLPGFTLFSGVKADNQLPFRLDFGGQANGWDRYILKIPAKRMKLAVGQFAITYPDYYKGTFDQKEIEVRVKGKAVPLSEVKWDKEGKLINIYPQEPVPAGSAVEVVFSNVKNPSFGGVYYFNCQVLSPGDVPLLRYLGTWILSIN, encoded by the coding sequence ATGCGACGTTTACTTTCCGCTTTAGCCGTGACTAGCTGTTTAGTGACTGGATTTCCAGCCCTGACTTGGGCAGATAGCTTACCAGGATTTACACTCTTTAGCGGTGTTAAAGCCGACAATCAACTGCCCTTTCGGTTAGATTTTGGCGGACAAGCCAATGGTTGGGATCGTTACATATTAAAGATTCCAGCCAAAAGAATGAAATTGGCAGTTGGTCAATTTGCCATTACCTACCCCGATTATTACAAAGGAACTTTTGACCAGAAAGAAATTGAAGTCCGAGTCAAAGGCAAAGCAGTTCCACTTTCTGAGGTGAAGTGGGACAAAGAAGGTAAGCTGATTAATATTTATCCTCAAGAGCCGGTGCCAGCAGGTAGTGCAGTTGAGGTAGTCTTTTCTAACGTGAAAAACCCATCCTTCGGCGGAGTTTACTATTTTAATTGTCAAGTTCTCTCCCCTGGCGATGTACCACTACTGCGCTACCTGGGAACATGGATTTTGAGCATCAATTAA
- a CDS encoding DUF4351 domain-containing protein, which translates to MIDHDRLFKELLTTFFWEFIELFFPEITAYLERDTISFIDKEVFTDVTAGEKYETDLVVKARFRGQESFFLIHLEHQAYYQEAFDLRMYRYFARLYEKYALPVYPIALFSYDSPKKAETNFHQVAFPNKVVLQFNYDVIQLNRLNWREYLQQQNPVASALMAKMNIAPKDRPRVKSECLRVLATLQLDPARTQLISGFIDTYLRLNAQEEEIFQTEIAQFEPTQQEVVMQIVTSWMESGIQQGELKIIQRLLTKRIGVITAELQERLRGLSLTQLEDLAEALLDFSTEADLVAWLQQM; encoded by the coding sequence ATGATAGACCACGATCGCCTATTCAAAGAACTCTTAACAACCTTCTTCTGGGAGTTCATTGAGTTATTCTTTCCAGAAATAACAGCTTATCTGGAACGGGACACCATCTCCTTCATTGACAAAGAAGTATTTACCGATGTGACTGCTGGAGAAAAATATGAAACTGACTTAGTAGTAAAAGCGAGATTTAGAGGCCAAGAATCGTTTTTCCTAATACATCTAGAACATCAAGCTTATTATCAAGAAGCTTTTGATTTGCGGATGTATCGCTACTTCGCTAGATTGTATGAAAAATACGCCTTGCCAGTGTATCCCATCGCCTTGTTTTCTTACGATAGTCCCAAAAAAGCTGAAACAAATTTTCATCAGGTAGCATTTCCCAATAAAGTTGTTTTGCAGTTCAACTATGATGTCATCCAGTTAAATCGTCTGAATTGGCGAGAATATCTGCAACAGCAAAATCCCGTAGCTAGTGCGCTCATGGCTAAAATGAACATAGCGCCAAAAGACCGTCCCAGAGTAAAATCTGAGTGTCTGCGCGTGCTAGCTACCTTACAGCTAGATCCAGCGCGGACACAATTGATTTCTGGGTTTATTGACACCTACCTACGGCTAAATGCTCAAGAAGAAGAAATTTTCCAGACTGAAATTGCTCAATTTGAACCAACTCAACAGGAGGTAGTTATGCAAATCGTCACCAGTTGGATGGAGTCAGGGATACAACAAGGAGAGTTGAAAATAATCCAGCGTCTATTAACAAAGCGAATTGGTGTAATTACTGCTGAATTACAAGAGCGGCTGCGCGGGTTATCGTTAACTCAGTTAGAGGATTTAGCGGAAGCCTTACTAGATTTTTCCACTGAAGCTGATTTAGTGGCTTGGTTGCAACAAATGTAA
- a CDS encoding NAD(P) transhydrogenase subunit alpha, whose translation MTEALLAALFVFVLASFIGFEVINKIPPTLHTPLMSGSNAISGISVLGAIVAAGARDTSVSVILGLIAVVLATVNVVGGFLVTDRMLQMFKKKEIKA comes from the coding sequence ATGACAGAGGCATTACTTGCTGCTTTGTTTGTATTTGTGTTGGCATCTTTTATCGGCTTTGAAGTCATCAACAAAATCCCACCGACTTTACACACGCCCTTAATGTCAGGCTCAAACGCGATTTCTGGCATTTCGGTACTGGGAGCAATAGTTGCTGCTGGTGCGAGAGACACCAGTGTGTCAGTAATTCTCGGTTTGATTGCTGTGGTATTGGCAACAGTCAACGTTGTGGGTGGATTTTTAGTGACAGACAGAATGTTGCAAATGTTCAAGAAGAAGGAGATTAAGGCGTGA
- the yidC gene encoding membrane protein insertase YidC: MDFGIGFLSNNVMLPIIDFFYGIFPSYGLAIVALTLIVRFALYPLSAGSIRNMRKMRIVQPLMQKRIAEVKERYKDEPQKQQEEMVNVQKEFGNPLAGCFPLLVQMPVLLALFATLRGSPFASANYSVNLQILPAEQIEQIQPQAFATAPQNIYVADGEHVKVAAILPSGSKLAVGEHTKIQYQTVEGKPFQVLLAEHPENKLVPDWKVTKGEERIKIDADGNVEALQPGEVSIQGTIPGLAAEKGFLFIDALGRVGAQDPDGTIHWDIVAMIVFFGISLYVSQMLSGQNSSGGNPQQDTVNKITPVIFSGMFLFFPLPAGVLMYMVIGNIFQTAQTYLLSREPLSEELQKIVETQEKEATTSTGQKALPFEPKSSKKKATGGS, from the coding sequence ATGGATTTTGGTATCGGCTTTCTCTCGAACAACGTGATGCTGCCAATCATAGATTTCTTCTATGGTATATTTCCGAGCTACGGATTGGCGATCGTTGCTTTGACATTGATAGTCCGCTTCGCGCTCTATCCCCTGAGTGCTGGCTCAATTCGCAACATGCGGAAGATGCGAATTGTACAACCTCTAATGCAGAAGCGGATAGCAGAAGTTAAAGAGCGTTATAAGGATGAACCGCAAAAGCAGCAGGAGGAAATGGTCAATGTCCAAAAAGAATTTGGCAACCCCTTGGCAGGCTGTTTTCCATTACTAGTACAAATGCCGGTCTTATTAGCGCTGTTTGCTACTTTGCGGGGTTCGCCTTTTGCAAGTGCGAACTACAGCGTTAACTTGCAAATCCTTCCCGCAGAACAAATCGAGCAAATTCAACCGCAAGCCTTTGCTACTGCTCCTCAAAATATTTATGTTGCGGATGGGGAACACGTTAAAGTAGCTGCAATCCTTCCCAGTGGCAGCAAACTGGCCGTTGGAGAACACACTAAGATCCAATATCAGACAGTTGAGGGCAAACCCTTTCAGGTACTTTTAGCAGAACACCCAGAAAATAAGCTAGTTCCTGATTGGAAAGTCACCAAAGGGGAAGAGCGGATAAAAATTGATGCTGATGGCAATGTAGAAGCCTTGCAACCGGGAGAAGTTAGCATTCAAGGAACAATTCCTGGACTAGCAGCAGAAAAAGGTTTTCTATTCATTGATGCTTTAGGCAGGGTTGGCGCACAAGATCCTGATGGCACAATCCACTGGGATATTGTCGCCATGATTGTCTTCTTTGGAATCAGCCTTTATGTTAGCCAAATGCTTTCTGGGCAAAATTCCAGTGGTGGTAATCCCCAGCAGGATACTGTTAACAAAATCACTCCAGTCATCTTCTCTGGGATGTTTTTGTTCTTTCCCCTACCAGCCGGGGTGCTGATGTATATGGTGATTGGTAATATTTTTCAAACCGCACAAACTTATCTTCTTTCCCGCGAACCTCTATCAGAAGAACTGCAAAAAATTGTAGAAACCCAGGAGAAAGAAGCAACAACATCTACTGGACAAAAAGCATTGCCATTTGAACCGAAAAGTTCTAAGAAAAAGGCCACAGGGGGATCATGA
- a CDS encoding type II toxin-antitoxin system RelE family toxin, giving the protein MNTQYLSSFIKDLKALKSTPYYETIKVLAFEEIPLIANFEEITNIKKLQGYDDIYRIRIGDYRIGIIFDGETLIFQRVLHRKDIYRYFPK; this is encoded by the coding sequence GTGAATACCCAGTATCTATCCAGCTTTATTAAAGATTTAAAAGCACTCAAAAGTACACCTTACTATGAGACGATTAAAGTACTTGCTTTTGAAGAAATACCACTAATAGCTAACTTTGAAGAAATTACTAATATCAAAAAGCTTCAAGGATATGATGATATTTATCGGATTCGTATAGGTGATTATCGGATCGGGATTATATTTGACGGTGAAACACTAATATTTCAGCGCGTGTTACATCGCAAAGATATTTATCGCTATTTTCCAAAGTAA
- the rpmH gene encoding 50S ribosomal protein L34 codes for MKRTLGGTSRKRKRTSGFRARMRTPDGRNVISARRRKGRHRLSV; via the coding sequence ATGAAAAGAACACTAGGCGGCACTAGCCGTAAGAGAAAAAGAACCTCTGGTTTTCGCGCCAGGATGCGGACACCAGACGGTAGAAACGTGATTAGCGCTAGGAGAAGAAAGGGTCGTCACCGTTTGAGTGTTTAG
- the rnpA gene encoding ribonuclease P protein component, whose protein sequence is MALPKANRLKSRKDFQAVFREGIRRNGSYLTLRALKPLCSRKPSLDTATQSTQAIDSVNLASTRIGISISTKVSKRAVVRNRIKRQITSALYNLLPKLSPGWRLVFIVKPTAAESKCVSPQFLQELEQLLAQAEVFDGNS, encoded by the coding sequence GTGGCTTTGCCTAAAGCAAATCGGCTAAAATCCCGCAAGGATTTCCAAGCAGTTTTCCGGGAAGGAATTCGGCGTAATGGCTCTTACTTAACATTGAGAGCCTTAAAGCCGTTGTGTTCAAGAAAACCTTCTTTGGACACTGCCACCCAGAGTACACAAGCGATTGACTCAGTAAATCTTGCCAGCACGCGAATTGGTATTTCCATAAGCACAAAAGTCAGTAAAAGGGCAGTGGTTCGCAACCGAATCAAACGGCAAATTACCTCTGCTTTATATAACTTGCTACCCAAATTATCACCAGGATGGCGGTTAGTGTTCATTGTCAAACCCACAGCAGCAGAATCTAAGTGCGTAAGCCCACAATTTCTGCAAGAATTAGAGCAGTTGTTGGCACAAGCTGAGGTGTTCGATGGGAATTCGTGA
- a CDS encoding Re/Si-specific NAD(P)(+) transhydrogenase subunit alpha has protein sequence MRIAVAKEIEVCERRVALIPDTVARLVKQGLEVWVETGAGERSFFSDPDYEAAGATIISDTAKLWGETDILLKVSPPQEREDGRSEVDLLKEGAVLVSFLNPLGNPIVAQQLANRKITALSMEMIPRTTRAQSMDALSSQASLAGYKAVLIAAAALPKYFPMLTTAAGTIAPAKVFIMGAGVAGLQAIATARRLGAVVEAFDIRPAVKEEVQSLGAKFVEVKLDEETVAAGGYAKEISEASKQRTQEVVAEHVKNSDVVITTAQVPGRQAPRLVTEEMVAQMKPGSVIVDLAADQGGNCACTEPGKDIVWNGVTIIGPINLPSSMPIHASQLYAKNVTSLMQLLIKDKALQVDFSDDIVDAACVTHAGEIRNQRVRDALQALSTQQSAVN, from the coding sequence ATGAGAATAGCAGTTGCTAAAGAAATTGAAGTTTGCGAACGTCGTGTGGCATTAATTCCTGACACCGTTGCTCGATTGGTAAAGCAAGGTTTGGAAGTTTGGGTAGAAACAGGTGCAGGAGAACGATCTTTTTTCAGCGATCCTGACTATGAAGCCGCAGGAGCTACAATAATCAGCGATACTGCCAAATTATGGGGCGAAACAGATATTCTTTTAAAAGTCAGCCCACCGCAAGAACGAGAAGATGGACGCTCAGAAGTTGATTTGTTAAAGGAAGGGGCTGTATTAGTAAGTTTCCTGAATCCTTTGGGAAATCCTATTGTGGCGCAGCAACTAGCAAATAGGAAAATCACAGCTTTGAGTATGGAGATGATCCCCCGTACTACCAGGGCGCAAAGTATGGATGCTTTGTCCTCGCAAGCTTCATTAGCAGGTTACAAGGCAGTATTAATTGCGGCAGCTGCATTACCAAAATATTTCCCAATGTTAACCACAGCCGCAGGGACGATCGCACCAGCGAAAGTATTTATTATGGGCGCTGGTGTAGCCGGATTGCAAGCGATCGCCACCGCCAGACGTTTGGGAGCAGTAGTAGAAGCCTTTGATATTCGTCCCGCCGTTAAAGAAGAAGTGCAAAGCTTAGGGGCAAAATTCGTTGAAGTCAAATTAGACGAAGAAACCGTTGCTGCTGGGGGTTACGCCAAGGAAATTTCTGAGGCTAGCAAACAACGTACCCAAGAAGTTGTCGCCGAACACGTCAAAAATTCTGATGTCGTAATTACCACCGCCCAAGTGCCTGGGAGACAAGCACCACGGCTAGTTACAGAAGAAATGGTGGCACAAATGAAACCAGGTTCAGTAATTGTGGATTTGGCTGCCGATCAGGGTGGTAACTGCGCCTGTACCGAACCCGGTAAAGATATTGTGTGGAACGGTGTGACAATTATCGGCCCCATCAATCTCCCATCATCAATGCCAATTCACGCCAGCCAATTGTATGCCAAGAACGTAACATCGTTGATGCAACTGCTAATCAAAGACAAAGCTTTGCAAGTAGACTTTAGCGACGACATCGTTGATGCAGCTTGCGTTACCCACGCTGGTGAAATTCGCAATCAACGAGTGCGGGATGCGCTACAAGCTTTGAGTACTCAACAATCGGCGGTTAATTAG
- a CDS encoding PH domain-containing protein, translating into MGIREDVYYEGGPHIGDLIVNLLIGLTVVGIPLTVGAIVRALWLRFRITDRRVTVIGGWQGRDRTDIIYSEIVKVVTIPRGIGLWGDMVLTLRNGSRLELRAIPKFREVYDYINERIAAKNPEYSATANK; encoded by the coding sequence ATGGGAATTCGTGAAGATGTTTATTATGAAGGTGGCCCCCATATTGGGGATTTAATTGTCAACCTGCTAATTGGGTTAACTGTCGTTGGAATACCATTAACAGTTGGAGCAATTGTTAGGGCATTATGGCTGCGTTTCCGCATCACCGACCGCCGAGTTACCGTAATCGGAGGTTGGCAGGGGCGCGATCGCACTGACATAATTTACTCAGAAATTGTCAAAGTTGTTACCATCCCCCGTGGCATTGGTTTGTGGGGAGATATGGTACTAACCCTCAGAAATGGCAGTCGTCTCGAATTGCGTGCAATTCCCAAATTTCGGGAAGTCTATGACTACATTAATGAAAGAATTGCTGCGAAAAATCCCGAATATAGCGCTACTGCTAACAAGTGA
- a CDS encoding NAD(P)(+) transhydrogenase (Re/Si-specific) subunit beta, translated as MIDFLPTGIQLTYLVAASLFILGLKKLGSPATARNGNIVAAVGMLLAIAATMLDQHVLNYQMILLGLAIGSGIGAIVAYKVQMTEMPQMVGLLNGLGGAASALVAVAEFSRLLDSSQPIPLDVNISILLDVLIGGITFTGSFLAFAKLQGLISGSPITFPFQQPFNLLLLGAYIVGSAYLIITPDSLPIFLGVVGVSLVLGVMFVIPIGGGDMPVVISLLNSLSGVAAAAAGFVVMNNMLIIAGALVGASGLILTEIMCKAMNRSLFSVLFSAFGTGSTSGGATASGGVTDQTVRSIDPEEGAMMLGYARSVVIVPGYGMAVAQAQHSVRELSDQLEKMGVDVKYAIHPVAGRMPGHMNVLLAEANVPYTQLYDMDDINPQFDQADVALVIGANDVVNPAARSDKNSPIYGMPILEVDRAKQTIVIKRGMSTGFAGVDNELFYKDKTTMLFGSAKDMVAKLVSEVKQL; from the coding sequence GTGATCGACTTTTTACCAACTGGCATTCAGCTGACGTACTTAGTCGCTGCATCGTTATTCATTCTGGGCTTGAAAAAGCTGGGATCGCCTGCTACAGCGAGAAATGGTAATATTGTAGCGGCTGTGGGGATGCTGCTAGCGATCGCAGCGACAATGCTCGATCAACATGTGTTGAATTACCAGATGATATTGTTGGGCTTGGCGATTGGATCGGGAATTGGTGCGATCGTTGCCTACAAAGTCCAAATGACCGAAATGCCCCAAATGGTGGGTTTACTCAACGGTTTGGGCGGTGCGGCTTCGGCTTTAGTAGCTGTTGCCGAATTCTCGCGATTATTAGATAGTTCGCAGCCGATACCCCTTGATGTCAACATTTCCATACTATTGGATGTGTTAATCGGTGGTATTACCTTCACAGGTAGTTTTTTAGCCTTTGCCAAATTGCAAGGTTTAATTAGCGGTTCCCCGATTACATTTCCATTCCAGCAACCATTTAACCTCTTGCTTCTAGGTGCTTATATAGTAGGTAGTGCCTACTTAATCATCACACCAGATAGCTTACCCATATTCTTGGGAGTAGTTGGCGTTTCTTTAGTATTGGGCGTGATGTTCGTCATCCCCATTGGTGGCGGTGATATGCCAGTGGTAATCTCGCTGTTGAACTCGTTGTCAGGTGTGGCGGCAGCGGCGGCTGGGTTCGTGGTGATGAACAATATGTTAATCATCGCTGGGGCGTTGGTAGGAGCATCTGGGTTAATTCTTACCGAGATTATGTGTAAGGCGATGAACCGTTCTCTCTTCAGTGTGCTGTTCAGCGCTTTTGGTACAGGTTCTACTTCTGGTGGTGCTACTGCTAGTGGTGGTGTAACCGATCAAACTGTCCGCAGCATCGATCCTGAAGAAGGGGCAATGATGTTGGGTTATGCCCGTTCTGTGGTAATTGTGCCTGGTTATGGTATGGCAGTTGCCCAAGCGCAACATAGTGTCCGAGAATTGTCAGATCAGTTAGAAAAAATGGGTGTTGATGTCAAGTATGCCATTCACCCCGTTGCTGGGAGAATGCCGGGGCACATGAATGTGTTACTTGCAGAGGCAAATGTGCCTTATACCCAGTTGTACGATATGGATGATATTAATCCCCAGTTCGATCAAGCGGATGTCGCTTTAGTAATTGGGGCAAATGATGTGGTAAATCCGGCGGCGCGGAGTGATAAAAATAGCCCGATTTATGGTATGCCGATTTTGGAAGTAGATCGGGCGAAGCAGACGATTGTAATTAAGCGCGGGATGAGTACGGGTTTTGCCGGTGTAGATAATGAGTTGTTCTACAAGGATAAAACGACGATGCTTTTTGGAAGCGCGAAGGATATGGTGGCGAAGTTGGTTTCGGAAGTTAAGCAACTTTAA
- a CDS encoding Jag family protein, producing the protein MNNISMQRGQQWLKTLLELTGVPAEIQGHLETAQSQEGDSPEPDNYWLTIEQTNLTTEQIQVLIGTDGSVLDAIQYLTNSVLNLSQPPEEQASYTIELNGYRVKREAEIRALAEAAADEVRFSGREVEIKSLSSAERRQIHTFLKEFGDLETFSRGKEPHRHLVVQPASLEEERRD; encoded by the coding sequence ATGAATAACATTTCGATGCAGCGAGGGCAGCAGTGGTTAAAAACCCTGCTGGAACTCACTGGAGTACCTGCTGAGATTCAGGGTCATTTAGAAACGGCCCAATCTCAAGAAGGCGATTCCCCAGAACCAGATAATTACTGGTTGACAATCGAGCAAACTAATTTGACGACAGAGCAAATTCAGGTATTAATTGGTACTGATGGTTCTGTGCTAGATGCGATTCAGTATCTAACTAATTCGGTTTTAAACCTGAGCCAACCCCCAGAGGAACAAGCCTCTTACACTATTGAGTTGAATGGCTACCGAGTCAAAAGGGAAGCCGAAATTCGCGCACTAGCAGAAGCAGCAGCCGATGAAGTGCGCTTTTCTGGTAGAGAAGTAGAAATCAAATCTCTAAGCTCTGCTGAAAGGCGACAAATCCATACCTTCTTGAAGGAATTTGGAGATTTGGAAACCTTCAGTCGCGGCAAAGAGCCACATCGTCATCTGGTTGTGCAGCCAGCTTCGTTGGAAGAAGAGAGACGCGATTAA
- a CDS encoding GAF domain-containing protein, giving the protein MENSSTNQPIEPNSERQESHSDVTSSLHQNEQQKALSGVIARIRESLDIDAIFKITVTEVRQLLKSDRVGVFRFYPDLAWEGEFIYEDVATEWDSALAAKLRDHCFSEEFAGLYQQGRIRAITDIYEVNASDCYIQILEKFQVRASIIAPLIKGKDLWGLLCIHQCGNPRQWEASEIEFVQLIAEHLGVALQQADFLEQVKLQSAELAQAKAREKAAQWQKTIAITIEKIRQFLDLESIFHTTTGELRQLLNADRVAIYRFNPDWSGEFVFESVAEGWVSLIDRQSQRPELKENVSECSAKDLANPPVADTYLQDTEGGSFTQCEVYRICNDIYNSGFSDCYIKILEIYQARAYAIVAIYHGQKLWGLLAAYQNARTRDWQKDEVYLLTQVGTQLGVALQQAEFIQQMQIQAADISKAAERQRALAHTVEKIRQSLEIETIFKTTTQEVRRLLEVERVAIYRFYPDWSGEFVADSIVDGWTPIVKPQPVTERVVVQGKQAGKYARNEVFVPISQGEKLWGLLVAYQNSQPRYWQDEEINLLAQVGVQLGVALQQAESLKQMQVQAQKLAKAAERERKAAQREKALAATVEKIRQSLDIDTIFATSTEEVRRLLEVERVTIYRFRADWSGEFVAESLAQSLTPVKEIIAAMSTTGYSYASNYLQETQDGDFANNKTLVIKDIYSTDYSIPYIALIELMEARAYIIVPIFQGDNLWGLLAAYQNIKPRDWQEDEIDLLMQIGTQLGVGLQQAELLEQTQVQKEEITQTLKELQDTQSQLIQSEKMAGLGQLVAGIAHEINNPISFIYGNMTYVKEHTENLFKLLRLYQKQYPKTTEEIKKQVAALDLDFINDDLPKILASMKMGAERISQLVLSLRIFSRLDETGIKPVDLHEGINSTLLILQHRLQSQTNSFAIEVVKQYGELPPVVCYAAQMNQVFMNIINNAIDALENSAISGKKIDTPKIWIRTEVIEENTILIWIADNGCGIPEIVRSRIFEPFFTTKQPGQGTGLGLSISYQIIVEKHGGNIKCVSEPGNGCEFWIEIPMKRIVS; this is encoded by the coding sequence ATGGAAAACTCCTCTACTAATCAACCCATAGAACCAAATTCAGAACGGCAAGAATCTCATTCAGATGTGACATCCTCTTTGCATCAGAATGAGCAACAAAAAGCCTTGTCTGGAGTTATTGCCCGCATTCGCGAGTCTCTAGATATAGACGCGATCTTCAAAATTACAGTCACTGAAGTCCGCCAACTTCTGAAAAGCGATCGGGTTGGCGTGTTCCGTTTCTATCCTGATTTGGCATGGGAAGGGGAATTTATCTATGAAGATGTGGCAACCGAATGGGATTCGGCATTAGCAGCCAAACTGCGCGACCACTGCTTTAGTGAGGAGTTCGCAGGACTTTATCAGCAAGGTCGAATTAGAGCAATAACCGATATTTATGAAGTTAATGCTAGTGATTGCTATATCCAGATTCTGGAAAAATTCCAAGTACGTGCCAGTATAATTGCCCCCTTGATCAAAGGTAAAGATTTATGGGGATTGTTGTGTATTCATCAGTGTGGTAATCCTCGACAATGGGAAGCATCAGAAATTGAGTTTGTGCAATTAATTGCCGAACATCTAGGAGTTGCTTTACAGCAAGCAGATTTCCTGGAGCAAGTCAAACTACAATCAGCAGAACTAGCACAAGCAAAAGCCAGAGAAAAAGCAGCCCAATGGCAGAAAACCATAGCCATCACCATTGAGAAAATTCGCCAGTTCCTAGATTTGGAAAGCATTTTTCATACAACTACCGGAGAACTTAGGCAGCTACTAAATGCCGATCGCGTGGCTATTTATCGCTTCAATCCCGATTGGAGTGGTGAATTCGTGTTTGAATCAGTGGCAGAGGGTTGGGTTTCCCTCATAGATCGACAGTCGCAACGACCGGAATTGAAAGAGAATGTCAGCGAATGTAGCGCCAAAGATTTAGCTAACCCCCCAGTTGCTGATACCTACTTACAAGATACAGAAGGTGGGAGCTTTACTCAGTGTGAAGTGTACCGAATTTGTAATGATATTTATAATTCCGGCTTTAGTGACTGCTACATTAAAATTTTAGAGATATATCAAGCAAGAGCTTATGCGATCGTTGCTATTTACCACGGTCAAAAGCTCTGGGGCTTGCTAGCAGCATACCAAAATGCCAGAACCCGTGATTGGCAAAAAGATGAGGTTTACTTGCTTACCCAAGTTGGCACCCAACTAGGTGTGGCTTTGCAGCAAGCGGAATTTATCCAACAAATGCAGATTCAAGCAGCAGACATCAGCAAAGCTGCTGAAAGGCAAAGGGCGTTGGCGCACACAGTAGAAAAAATTCGTCAGTCACTTGAAATTGAAACCATATTTAAAACCACTACTCAAGAAGTTCGTCGGTTATTAGAAGTGGAACGAGTCGCAATTTATCGCTTCTATCCTGATTGGAGTGGGGAATTTGTGGCTGATTCCATCGTTGATGGCTGGACACCAATAGTTAAGCCGCAACCAGTGACAGAACGCGTTGTTGTGCAAGGAAAACAAGCGGGTAAGTATGCACGTAATGAAGTTTTTGTACCAATTTCTCAGGGTGAAAAGCTGTGGGGATTGTTAGTAGCTTATCAAAACTCCCAGCCCCGCTATTGGCAAGATGAGGAAATCAACTTATTGGCGCAAGTTGGTGTTCAATTGGGGGTAGCATTACAGCAAGCTGAGTCATTAAAACAGATGCAGGTGCAAGCCCAGAAACTGGCTAAAGCCGCCGAAAGAGAACGGAAAGCAGCACAAAGGGAAAAAGCTTTAGCCGCAACGGTGGAGAAAATTCGCCAGTCTCTTGATATTGATACTATCTTTGCTACCAGTACAGAAGAAGTCCGACGATTATTGGAAGTTGAGCGAGTGACAATCTATCGATTCCGCGCTGATTGGAGTGGCGAATTTGTTGCTGAGTCTTTAGCCCAAAGTTTGACACCGGTAAAGGAAATTATAGCTGCGATGTCTACGACGGGCTATTCTTACGCAAGTAATTACTTGCAAGAAACCCAAGACGGAGATTTTGCTAATAATAAAACTCTTGTTATTAAGGATATTTACAGTACCGATTATTCTATTCCTTATATTGCCCTAATTGAGCTAATGGAGGCTAGGGCATATATTATCGTGCCGATTTTTCAAGGTGATAATCTCTGGGGATTACTAGCAGCTTATCAAAATATCAAACCCCGTGATTGGCAAGAAGATGAGATAGATTTGCTGATGCAGATTGGTACTCAGTTAGGGGTAGGACTTCAGCAAGCAGAATTACTCGAACAAACTCAAGTTCAAAAAGAAGAAATTACCCAGACTCTCAAAGAATTGCAAGACACTCAGAGCCAGTTGATTCAAAGTGAAAAAATGGCAGGTTTAGGGCAGTTAGTTGCTGGTATAGCACATGAAATTAACAACCCGATTAGTTTTATTTACGGCAACATGACTTATGTTAAGGAACATACCGAAAATTTATTTAAATTACTGCGCCTTTATCAGAAACAGTATCCTAAGACAACAGAGGAAATTAAAAAGCAAGTAGCAGCATTAGATTTAGATTTCATTAATGATGACTTGCCCAAAATTCTTGCTTCAATGAAGATGGGGGCAGAGAGGATCTCTCAATTAGTCTTGTCGTTACGAATTTTTTCTCGACTTGATGAAACAGGAATAAAACCAGTCGATCTTCATGAAGGCATCAATAGTACGTTGCTAATTTTACAACATCGACTGCAATCACAGACTAATTCTTTTGCTATTGAGGTAGTTAAACAATATGGTGAATTGCCTCCAGTAGTCTGCTATGCAGCCCAGATGAATCAGGTGTTTATGAATATTATTAACAACGCGATTGATGCACTGGAAAATTCAGCAATTAGTGGAAAAAAAATTGACACTCCTAAAATTTGGATACGTACAGAAGTCATAGAAGAGAATACTATATTGATTTGGATTGCTGACAATGGTTGTGGGATTCCAGAGATTGTGCGATCGCGTATTTTTGAACCTTTCTTTACCACCAAACAACCCGGACAAGGTACTGGATTGGGTCTATCTATTAGCTACCAAATTATTGTCGAAAAACACGGTGGTAATATCAAGTGTGTTTCTGAACCTGGTAACGGCTGTGAGTTCTGGATAGAAATCCCAATGAAACGGATAGTTAGCTAA